One Paroedura picta isolate Pp20150507F chromosome 3, Ppicta_v3.0, whole genome shotgun sequence genomic window carries:
- the LOC143834017 gene encoding uncharacterized protein LOC143834017 isoform X2: MATWQLPKAGISLQIQAALENWVPSGFRPEEQGPAAPKTGEGLGGAGLTPEGIQGARQRTPVRLVKEEPGAVLLQQWETQWQEFLRMLESQHSRRGTQEGAEEHRPWDDTEGFLAAFEQVAKACQWPREKWVIRLLPALSGEAAKAFHSLDAGGKEDYGKVKAAILRGDALSREKQRQQFRHFCYQEAEGPRGAYDQLQGLCHGWLKVEKRTKEQILELLILEQFLTVLPPEVQSWVRESSPESCSQAVALAEGFLRMQEEAQRQEQQQIEVDASLSEAVQSSPDPAKEQQARGTKVEEDGSDLCMLAGERMTAINEMGKYIPGDFEQAGSQEVPSEREAAVDLQIHNQENAPGTQPGCQRRAKPRLGYWQESKNKEVRIHKEVPEVLQLDQIVTEGVTEDVSEGPKWVQTSKNKSRKQQERTSLRQGLGKWMPSGAQAKKPSEELLRRRHKAFTTSEERLRLSSGHHQRERSEAAAEAPYQCTDCGRNFIHQRSLHTHQRLHTGEKLNDCSSCGKKFLSKSKLARHQRLHTGERPYRCSYCSRSFSQSYNRNEHERTHVVHLYGEKPAHWGISLPSSCEET; this comes from the exons ATGGCCACATGGCAGCTGCCGAAAGCAGGGATCAGTCTCCAGATCCAAGCGGCGCTAGAAAACTGGGTGCCATCTGGGTTCAGGCCTGAGGAGCAAGGCCCGGCGGCCCCCAAAACTGGAGAGGGACTGGGAGGAGCAGGACTAACCCCTGAGGGAATCCAGGGGGCACGACAAAGGACACCGGTGCGACTGGTCAAAGAGGAACCGGGTGCCGTGCTCCTGCAGCAGTGGGAGACACAGTGGCAGGAGTTTCTCAGGATGCTGGAGTCCCAGCACTCCCGACGGGGCACCCAGGAGGGGGCGGAAGAGCACAGGCCGTGGGATGATACGGAGGGCTTCCTGGCTGCTTTTGAGCAAGTGGCCAAAGCCTGCCAGTGGCCGAGAGAAAAGTGGGTGATCCGTCTGCTACCAGCCCTCAGCGGGGAAGCTGCGAAGGCGTTTCACAGCCTGGATGCCGGGGGCAAGGAGGATTATGGGAAGGTGAAGGCAGCCATCTTGCGAGGGGATGCCCTGAGCCGGGAGAAGCAACGCCAGCAGTTCCGGCATttctgctaccaggaggccgaggggccaCGAGGGGCTTACGACCAGCTCCAGGGACTCTGCCACGGGTGGCTGAAAGTTGAGAAACGGACCAaagagcagatcctggagctgctgatcctggagcagttcttgACCGTCCTGCCTCCAGAGGTCCAGAGCTGGGTGAGGGAGAGCAGCCCCGAGAGCTGCTCCCAGGCAGTGGCCCTGGCCGAGGGCTTTCTGCGGATGCAAGAGGAGGCCCagaggcaggagcagcagcag ATTGAGGTGGATGCCTCTCTCTCGGAAGCAGTGCAGTCTTCGCCTGACCCTGCGAAGGAGCAACAAGCCAGAGGCACCAAAGTGGAGGAAGATGGAAGTGATCTCTGCATGCTGG cTGGCGAAAGGATGACGGCTATAAACGAGATGGGAAAATATATACCGGGAGATTTTGAGCAAGCAGGATCCCAGGAGGTGCCATCTGAGAGAGAAGCGGCAGTGGATCTACAGATTCACAATCAGGAAAATGCCCCGGGGACTCAACCAGGGTGTCAGCGGCGAGCTAAACCCCGTCTAG GTTACTGGCAGGAAAGTAAGAATAAAGAGGTTAGAATTCACAAGGAAGTTCCTGAGGTGCTGCAGCTAGACCAAATAGTCACAGAGGGAGTGACGGAGGATGTCTCTGAGGGTCCCAAGTGGGTGCAGACCTCCAAGAACAAATCCAGGAAGCAACAGGAGAGAACTTCCCTGAGGCAGGGACTAGGGAAATGGATGCCTTCTGGGGCCCAGGCAAAAAAGCCCAGTGAAGAGTTGTTAAGGCGGAGACACAAGGCCTTCACCACCTCCGAAGAGCGACTCAGACTCTCCTCAGGGCACCATCAACGTGAGAGGTCGGAGGCTGCGGCGGAAGCACCCTATCAGTGCACTGACTGTGGGAGAAACTTCATTCACCAGCGGAGCCTGCACACCCACCAGCGGCTACACACGGGTGAGAAACTCAATGACTGCTCCAGCTGCGGGAAGAAGTTCCTCAGCAAGTCCAAGCTGGCCAGGCACCAGAGACTCCACACTGGGGAGAGGCCCTACAGGTGTTCTTACTGCTCGAGGAGCTTCAGCCAGAGCTACAACCGGAATGAACACGAGAGGACTCATGTGGTTCACCTCTATGGGGAGAAACCGGCCCACTGGGGCATTAGCCTCCCTTCAAGTTGTGAGGAAACCTAA
- the LOC143834017 gene encoding uncharacterized protein LOC143834017 isoform X1 produces the protein MATWQLPKAGISLQIQAALENWVPSGFRPEEQGPAAPKTGEGLGGAGLTPEGIQGARQRTPVRLVKEEPGAVLLQQWETQWQEFLRMLESQHSRRGTQEGAEEHRPWDDTEGFLAAFEQVAKACQWPREKWVIRLLPALSGEAAKAFHSLDAGGKEDYGKVKAAILRGDALSREKQRQQFRHFCYQEAEGPRGAYDQLQGLCHGWLKVEKRTKEQILELLILEQFLTVLPPEVQSWVRESSPESCSQAVALAEGFLRMQEEAQRQEQQQIEVDASLSEAVQSSPDPAKEQQARGTKVEEDGSDLCMLAGERMTAINEMGKYIPGDFEQAGSQEVPSEREAAVDLQIHNQENAPGTQPGCQRRAKPRLGETGNKSVPCVAGPEDADADPGAQPICSGYWQESKNKEVRIHKEVPEVLQLDQIVTEGVTEDVSEGPKWVQTSKNKSRKQQERTSLRQGLGKWMPSGAQAKKPSEELLRRRHKAFTTSEERLRLSSGHHQRERSEAAAEAPYQCTDCGRNFIHQRSLHTHQRLHTGEKLNDCSSCGKKFLSKSKLARHQRLHTGERPYRCSYCSRSFSQSYNRNEHERTHVVHLYGEKPAHWGISLPSSCEET, from the exons ATGGCCACATGGCAGCTGCCGAAAGCAGGGATCAGTCTCCAGATCCAAGCGGCGCTAGAAAACTGGGTGCCATCTGGGTTCAGGCCTGAGGAGCAAGGCCCGGCGGCCCCCAAAACTGGAGAGGGACTGGGAGGAGCAGGACTAACCCCTGAGGGAATCCAGGGGGCACGACAAAGGACACCGGTGCGACTGGTCAAAGAGGAACCGGGTGCCGTGCTCCTGCAGCAGTGGGAGACACAGTGGCAGGAGTTTCTCAGGATGCTGGAGTCCCAGCACTCCCGACGGGGCACCCAGGAGGGGGCGGAAGAGCACAGGCCGTGGGATGATACGGAGGGCTTCCTGGCTGCTTTTGAGCAAGTGGCCAAAGCCTGCCAGTGGCCGAGAGAAAAGTGGGTGATCCGTCTGCTACCAGCCCTCAGCGGGGAAGCTGCGAAGGCGTTTCACAGCCTGGATGCCGGGGGCAAGGAGGATTATGGGAAGGTGAAGGCAGCCATCTTGCGAGGGGATGCCCTGAGCCGGGAGAAGCAACGCCAGCAGTTCCGGCATttctgctaccaggaggccgaggggccaCGAGGGGCTTACGACCAGCTCCAGGGACTCTGCCACGGGTGGCTGAAAGTTGAGAAACGGACCAaagagcagatcctggagctgctgatcctggagcagttcttgACCGTCCTGCCTCCAGAGGTCCAGAGCTGGGTGAGGGAGAGCAGCCCCGAGAGCTGCTCCCAGGCAGTGGCCCTGGCCGAGGGCTTTCTGCGGATGCAAGAGGAGGCCCagaggcaggagcagcagcag ATTGAGGTGGATGCCTCTCTCTCGGAAGCAGTGCAGTCTTCGCCTGACCCTGCGAAGGAGCAACAAGCCAGAGGCACCAAAGTGGAGGAAGATGGAAGTGATCTCTGCATGCTGG cTGGCGAAAGGATGACGGCTATAAACGAGATGGGAAAATATATACCGGGAGATTTTGAGCAAGCAGGATCCCAGGAGGTGCCATCTGAGAGAGAAGCGGCAGTGGATCTACAGATTCACAATCAGGAAAATGCCCCGGGGACTCAACCAGGGTGTCAGCGGCGAGCTAAACCCCGTCTAGGTGAGACTGGGAACAAATCCGTTCCTTGCGTGGCTGGCCCTGAAGATGCTGATGCAGACCCCGGTGCCCAGCCCATCTGCTCCG GTTACTGGCAGGAAAGTAAGAATAAAGAGGTTAGAATTCACAAGGAAGTTCCTGAGGTGCTGCAGCTAGACCAAATAGTCACAGAGGGAGTGACGGAGGATGTCTCTGAGGGTCCCAAGTGGGTGCAGACCTCCAAGAACAAATCCAGGAAGCAACAGGAGAGAACTTCCCTGAGGCAGGGACTAGGGAAATGGATGCCTTCTGGGGCCCAGGCAAAAAAGCCCAGTGAAGAGTTGTTAAGGCGGAGACACAAGGCCTTCACCACCTCCGAAGAGCGACTCAGACTCTCCTCAGGGCACCATCAACGTGAGAGGTCGGAGGCTGCGGCGGAAGCACCCTATCAGTGCACTGACTGTGGGAGAAACTTCATTCACCAGCGGAGCCTGCACACCCACCAGCGGCTACACACGGGTGAGAAACTCAATGACTGCTCCAGCTGCGGGAAGAAGTTCCTCAGCAAGTCCAAGCTGGCCAGGCACCAGAGACTCCACACTGGGGAGAGGCCCTACAGGTGTTCTTACTGCTCGAGGAGCTTCAGCCAGAGCTACAACCGGAATGAACACGAGAGGACTCATGTGGTTCACCTCTATGGGGAGAAACCGGCCCACTGGGGCATTAGCCTCCCTTCAAGTTGTGAGGAAACCTAA
- the LOC143833962 gene encoding uncharacterized protein LOC143833962: MQQTQSLVSFKEVAVYFSTEEWALLDPCQRALYREVMLENYGMVVSMGRQDSTPALIAWLREEGDLLQSSTEEVQSADDILGNEIKEEVSETSLREVSHRQKSGHEDGEKKQIKMEDSSGDGKMEIQGKIYNGKRRVKVTDSILKRKKLYRCLECGQNFNCISHLISHQRKHKEECAKSFNQRANLTSHQRIHTGEKPCECAQCGNSLSQSGPLTSHQSIYTGEKPYQCLDCGKSFSWSCNLTYHQRIHTGEKPYQCSECGKQFSQRAHLTSHQRIHTGEKPYQCSDCGKRFRWSNSLASHQRIHTGEKPYQCAECGKSFLLSNALNCHRRTHTGKKPYQCFECGKSFSWSNSLTSHQRIHKEQKPYQCSACGKSFRDSSSFTSHLRIHTGVKPYQCSDCGKSFTQSGALISHQRIHTGEKPYQCPECGKSFRYIGSFASHQIIHTGVKPYQCLECGKSFNRNYSLTSHLKLHTGEKPYQCPECGKSFISRARLTIHQKIHAGVKPYQCLACGKSFSRNDSLTSHQKIHTGEKPYKCSECGKSFTHNSYLTYHQRIHTGEEPYQCSECGKSFTQSGSLRSHQRIHTGVKPYQCSECGRSFTQRSTLMSHQRIHTAVKPYQCLECGKSFNQNYSLTAHQKLHTGEKPYQCPECGKSFIHHARLTSHQKLHTGEKPYQCSECGKSFSYSTDLISHQRIHKGEMPHQCSECGKGFKHRSHLTSHQRVHTGEKPYQCSECGKSFSRLDTLASHQNIHVREKSHQ, translated from the exons ATGCAGCAAACGCAG AGTCTGGTGTCTTTCAAGGAGGTGGCCGTGTACTTCTCCACGGAGGAATGGGCCTTGCTGGATCCCTGCCAAAGAGCACTGTACCGGGAGGTCATGCTGGAAAATTATGGGATGGTGGTCTCCATGG GACGACAGGATTCTACACCTGCCCTCATTGCCTGGCTGAGGGAAGAAGGTGACCTTCTGCAGAGCTCCACGGAAGAGGTCCAGTCAGCAG ATGATATTTTGGGAAATGAAATTAAGGAGGAAGTTTCCGAGACGTCACTCAGGGAAGTTTCGCACAGACAGAAGTCGGGCCATGAAGATGGAGAAAAGAAGCAGATAAAGATGGAAGATTCCTCTGGAGATGGCAAAATGGAAATTCAAGGGAAAATATACAATGGAAAAAGGAGGGTAAAAGTCACTGACAGTATCCTCAAAAGAAAGAAACTTTACCGATGCCTGGAATGTGGACAGAACTTCAATTGCATCTCGCACCTGATTTCCCATCAGAGAAAACATAAAGAAGAGTGTGCAAAGAGCTTCAATCAAAGGGCTAACctcacttcccatcaaagaattcacactggagagaaaccatGTGAGTGTGCACAGTGTGGAAACAGCTTGAGTCAGAGTGGCCCCCTCACTTCCCATCAAAGCATctatacaggagagaaaccatatcagtgcttggactgtggaaagagcttcagttGGAGTTGCAACCTCACATACCATCAACGAATCCATACGGGAGAGAAACCCTATCAGTGCTCCGAGTGCGGAAAGCAATTCAGCCAGAGGGCACACCTCACTTCCCATCAACGAATCCATACGGGAGAGAAACCCTACCAGTGCTccgactgtggaaagagattcagatgGAGTAACAGCCTCgcttcccatcaaagaatccacacgggagagaaaccgtACCAGTGTgccgagtgtgggaagagcttccttCTGAGTAACGCCCTCAATTGCCAtcgaagaacccacacaggaaAGAAACCATACCAGTGCTtcgagtgtgggaagagcttcagctggAGTAACAGCctcacttcccatcaaagaatccataaGGAGCAGAAACCCTATCAGTGCTCAgcgtgtgggaagagcttcagggACAGCAGCTCCTTCACTTCCCATCTAAGAATCCATACAGGAGTAAAACCATATCAGTGCTCGgactgtggaaagagcttcactCAAAGCGGAGCCCTCATTTCCCATCAacgaatccacacaggagagaaaccctaTCAGTgcccagagtgtgggaagagcttcaggtaCATCGGCTCCTTCGCTTCCCATCAGATAATCCATACGGGAGTAAAGCCATATcagtgcttagagtgtggaaagagtttcaaTCGGAATTATAGTCTCACGTCCCATCTAAAGCttcatacaggagagaaaccatatcagtgcccagagtgtgggaagagcttcatttcTCGTGCGCGCCTAACTATCCATCAAAAGATCCATGCAGGAGTAAAGCCATACCAGTGCTTGgcatgtggaaagagcttcagccGGAACGATAGTCTCACTTCCCATCAAAaaatccatacaggggagaaaccatataaatgctcagagtgcgggaagagcttcactCACAATTCCTACCTCACTTaccatcaaagaatccatactGGAGAGGAACCATATCAGTGCTCCGAGTGCGGAAAGAGCTTCACTCAAAGTGGCTCCCTCAGatcccatcaaagaatccatactGGAGTAAAACCATatcaatgctcagagtgtggaaggagctTCACTCAGAGGAGCACTCTTATGtcccatcaaagaatccatactGCTGTAAAGCCATATCAGTGCTTAGAGTGCGGAAAGAGCTTTAATCAGAATTATAGTCTCACTGCCCATCAAAAactccatacaggggagaaaccatatcagtgcccagagtgtgggaagagcttcatccATCATGCGCGCCTCACTTCCCATCAAAAGCTCCATACgggagagaaaccatatcagtgctcagaatgtggaaagagcttcagttaCAGTACTGACTTAAtttcccatcaaagaatccacaagGGAGAGATGCCACatcagtgctcagagtgtggaaagggcTTCAAGCATAGATCACACCTCACTTCCCACCAACGAGTCCATACGGGAGAGAAACCATACCAGtgctcggagtgtgggaagagcttttcTCGGCTTGACACCCTCGCTTCCCATCAAAACATCCACGTTCGTGAGAAATCTCATCAATGA